A window of Punica granatum isolate Tunisia-2019 chromosome 8, ASM765513v2, whole genome shotgun sequence genomic DNA:
CCTATAAACTCGCCGCATGACACCAACTAAGCGGTCTGCACATGCTTTGTCATGAATTAGGCCATTGTCGAAGACCGTGAGGTTCAATGTGCTGAAGGTGATTCCAGCTGGGTCGTCAGGCGGAGGCGGTAAGAAGGCATTCACAGGAATCTGAGCTCAATGTGtcgcactttttttttcccctccccCTCTTTTGGTCTTATATCTCGAGTAATGTCTTAGATTGAACAATTTTCAGTTCAGATGCTTCCCTCTATTGTATTTCTAATGACATAACACCGTCCGGCATCAAGATTTTGTATGACAGTATCCTCTTAATTTGTCAATTTGAGGAGTAGATTTCTGGCAAGTTTTGCGATCCTCTTACTCGATATCGAAGAGTTAGCTTTGGCACAATCAAGAGTTCGGTGTTAGATAAGTTTAATATTCTTTGAAGATGTCCTTGTAAGgtcttcttcaaattttaatttatacgAGTATGGCTACCATTTTGGAGACGAGGATCTAATTAGATCTGTTTGCTGGTTTTTTGATCACATATTATTTGTCTTTCTCGtatttgattttcaattttgtggGAAGTTTCGTGGTTCAGaatttaaattcaaaaatataaaaaaccaATATTATCTCATTGGCCATATCTGATATGAAATTAGCCGGCATATTTAGCAATATTCTAGTCCTCTTCAAAATCCTCCTGCCCAAATGTCACAAATTACTGATAATCCGCCATTATAATATTGACACCTGTATAATACAATCCTAATTGGAATTAAATATTATTCGAATTTTGGCTCCTTATCTCTAATCATATCATggcaagaaaaagaaaaaaaggataatCATATCACAGCCTATCTCTAGCTCTATCATAGGATTCTATTAAGGCCATCACGTTTTCCATCTACCGCAGATCCTTACTTGAACCCCCATCATCGATCTCCGAAAACATCCCGAAACTTAATTTTGTTCGTATCGCTCTCTCATGGCTGCGAAGAACGACAACATGGGCTTCGTTAGCGAGTCTCTTCCATTAAACAGAAGTTTCGACTGTGAAGAGGACTTTGAAGAGGCTGGCACATTCTCAGGTTGCAGATGCGTCGGGGGATTATGTATCAGGATATGGCCCCGGCGGAAGAGGAGTGCGCTGTTGGGCGACCTGCTATCTCATCGCCCGGGAGAAGCTCCAGAAGGTCGGTTCATCGAAGAGGATGTTGGGAAGGTTGCGAGGCCAGGGTCTGGCGGACTGAGCAGTCCTAAGTGGAAGATGTTCATCCGGAGGTTCCGGTTTGGGAGCAGAAAGAAGAGGACAGCAAAGTTTCACTACGATGCGAAGACTTATGCGCTTAATTTCGATGACGGGGTCGAGAGAGAAGATGGATACTATTTCAGCTTCTCGAGTCGATATGCAGCTCCTCCCAGGATGAGTGCTGGTTAGACGTTTCGGATCATAGCTGATCGGGCCTCGAGCTGCATTCTCTCCTCACCGTTCCTTTCGCAAAGCTTGGCATTCTGTTGAATATTCTTTTATGATGTACAATCTTGGTAGGGAATAGGATCACAGTTTTTCTATACCGGAAAAATGTCTTGTATGCAAgttgtaattttgatacatCGCTTTGATCGAAGGCATGAGACAATATCAGTCCAAGCTTTGATCAAATTACTAATGTTAATGCTTGTATTGTGTTCGATCTGAGCTAGGCCAAACGATAGGATCGAGTTGATGTTTCCTTGTACCATATAATACCAGCCCTGGTGATTGAAATCGGATCCGCTCTAGCTGTGCCTGGCATCGATGGGCATGTTTGTTACGCAAAAAACCGATAGGAAAAGAAACCAAATCATCATACACAGATGATGAATT
This region includes:
- the LOC116188687 gene encoding uncharacterized protein LOC116188687, translating into MAAKNDNMGFVSESLPLNRSFDCEEDFEEAGTFSGCRCVGGLCIRIWPRRKRSALLGDLLSHRPGEAPEGRFIEEDVGKVARPGSGGLSSPKWKMFIRRFRFGSRKKRTAKFHYDAKTYALNFDDGVEREDGYYFSFSSRYAAPPRMSAG